One stretch of Malus domestica chromosome 14, GDT2T_hap1 DNA includes these proteins:
- the LOC103454347 gene encoding glutamate receptor 2.8-like, whose product MMKNPTSHVSCLVFWLLLFKTLLAMADMAQNTTIPVNVGVILDLDSLFGKVGLSCVNMALSDFYASHAYYKTRLVLHTRDSMRDVVAEAAAALELIKDVEVQAIIIGPESSKEANFVVNLGDKAQVPVISFSTTSPSPATSQTSYFFRIAQDDSSQVKAISSIFQAFGWSEAVLIYVDNEFGEGVIPYLGNALQEVGARISYWSVIPPVVTDDHIVSKLQHLMTMKTRVFIVHMLPSLGSRVFAKAKEIGMMSEGYAWIMTDGMTNFFGSINSSAIDNMQGVLGLKTYIPNTQELEHFRVRWQQKFQNDNPTILNVKLDVFGLWAYDTAGALAMAVEKVGSSKNFSFQKTNTSDRANDLETLGFSLSGPQLVQALSSTIFRGLSGNFTLVNGQLQSSDFQIVNVIGSGERGLGYWTPKDGLVRNMKSANTNTSTNTYSTTSNASSLGPIIWPGDTTTIPKGWQNPNHGNTLKILVPVKRGFRELVNVTFDPSTNTTMITGFCIDVFKAAIEELPYAVSYDFYPFAKPNGEAAGSYNDLIFQLFLGNYDAGVGDMTNRANRSLYVDFTLPYTESGVSMVVPIKHSKSRQGALVFLKPFTWDLWVITCCCFILIGFVIWVLEHRINEDFRGPGGPAVSFWFSLSTMVFAQREQLVSNLSRFVVVVWCFVVLILTQTYTASLTSLLTVEKLQPTVTDVGQLLKNGDFVGFQEGSFVQELLTNELGFHVEKLRAYRSTQELAQLFEKGGVSAAFDETPFMNLFLSTYCSEYTMIEPTLFNADSGFAFAFPKGSPLTLDVSRVITNLQEQGKIESIKDKWFKKDAGRKRDPATTSISFNSLWGLFLLVGVSSAFALLVHAAMFFYHNRHLLILPDPNASLWQKLCKIVTFTL is encoded by the exons ATGATGAAGAATCCTACGAGCCATGTTTCTTGTCTCGTCTTCTGGTTGTTACTGTTTAAGACCTTATTGGCCATGGCCGACATGGCACAAAACACAACGATACCAGTAAATGTGGGGGTGATCCTTGACCTTGATTCCTTGTTTGGGAAGGTGGGTTTGAGCTGCGTTAACATGGCCCTCTCTGACTTCTATGCTTCTCATGCTTACTACAAGACTAGGCTGGTCCTTCACACCAGGGACTCCATGAGAGATGTCGTTGCTGAAGCTGCTGCAG CTTTAGAATTGATAAAGGACGTTGAAGTGCAAGCCATTATCATAGGACCGGAGTCATCAAAAGAGGCCAACTTCGTAGTCAATCTTGGAGACAAAGCTCAGGTGCCCGTAATCTCATTTTCGACAACAAGTCCTTCCCCAGCTACTTCTCAGACATCATATTTTTTCCGAATTGCACAAGATGACTCATCTCAAGTGAAAGCCATAAGTTCCATCTTCCAAGCCTTTGGATGGAGTGAAGCAGTGCTCATCTATGTTGACAACGAGTTTGGAGAGGGAGTAATACCTTACCTGGGTAATGCTTTGCAAGAAGTTGGTGCTCGTATCTCCTACTGGAGTGTCATCCCTCCAGTGGTCACTGATGACCACAttgtttcaaagcttcaacacttgatgACTATGAAAACAAGGGTATTCATAGTACACATGTTGCCTTCTCTTGGTTCTAGGGTTTTTGCCAAGGCAAAAGAGATAGGCATGATGAGTGAAGGTTATGCTTGGATAATGACGGATGGGATGACAAACTTTTTTGGTTCCATAAATTCTTCTGCCATAGATAACATGCAAGGGGTGTTGGGTTTGAAAACTTACATCCCAAATACACAGGAGCTTGAACATTTCAGAGTCAGATGGcagcaaaaattccaaaacgACAATCCAACTATTCTAAATGTTAAGTTGGATGTTTTTGGACTGTGGGCTTACGATACTGCTGGGGCACTGGCCATGGCAGTGGAGAAGGTTGGGAGTTCTAAAAACTTCAGCTTCCAAAAGACAAACACTTCCGACAGAGCCAATGATCTAGAAACCCTAGGTTTCTCTCTAAGTGGTCCTCAACTTGTCCAAGCACTATCGAGTACAATATTCAGAGGCCTCTCAGGTAATTTTACTCTTGTTAATGGACAACTTCAGTCATCAGATTTTCAGATAGTTAATGTAATTGGTAGTGGGGAAAGAGGACTTGGATATTGGACACCCAAAGATGGACTTGTGAGAAACATGAAGTCTgcaaacacaaacacaagcaCAAACACATATTCTACCACTTCTAATGCCAGTAGTCTTGGACCTATTATATGGCCTGGTGACACAACCACCATTCCAAAAGGTTGGCAGAATCCTAACCATGGGAATACATTGAAAATTCTAGTTCCAGTGAAGCGTGGGTTTAGAGAACTTGTAAACGTGACATTTGATCCTAGCACTAACACAACCATGATCACTGGATTCTGTATTGATGTCTTTAAAGCCGCAATCGAAGAATTACCATATGCTGTTTCCTATGATTTTTACCCTTTCGCGAAGCCTAATGGTGAGGCAGCTGGCAGCTACAATGATTTGATCTTTCAACTGTTTCTTGGG AACTATGATGCTGGAGTGGGAGATATGACGAATAGAGCAAATAGGTCGCTGTATGTTGACTTTACATTGCCTTACACAGAATCTGGGGTATCAATGGTGGTACCTATCAAACATAGCAAAAGTAGGCAAGGTGCATTGGTGTTCTTGAAGCCTTTTACTTGGGACCTTTGGGTAATAACCTGTTGTTGTTTCATCCTCATTGGATTCGTTATCTGGGTTCTTGAACACCGGATAAACGAGGATTTTCGCGGGCCTGGCGGGCCTGCCGTAAGCTTTTGGTTCTCCCTCTCAACCATGGTTTTTGCACAGA gGGAGCAACTAGTGAGCAACTTGTCTAGGTTTGTAGTGGTAGTATGGTGTTTTGTAGTCCTCATATTAACTCAAACCTACACAGCAAGTTTAACATCGCTGTTAACTGTCGAAAAGCTCCAACCAACCGTTACTGACGTAGGCCAGCTCCTCAAGAATGGAGACTTTGTTGGCTTCCAAGAAGGTTCATTTGTCCAGGAGTTACTGACAAATGAACTAGGGTTTCATGTGGAAAAGCTTAGGGCCTACAGATCGACACAAGAGTTGGCTCAACTTTTTGAAAAGGGCGGTGTTTCTGCTGCCTTTGATGAAACCCCATTCATGAACCTATTTCTTTCAACTTATTGCTCAGAATATACCATGATTGAACCAACGTTATTCAATGCTGACAGTGGTTTTGCCTTC GCCTTCCCAAAAGGTTCACCTCTAACTCTTGATGTTTCAAGGGTGATCACTAATCTGCAAGAGCAAGGTAAAATAGAGAGTATCAAGGACAAATGGTTCAAGAAAGATGCAGGTCGCAAGAGGGACCCTGCCACCACTTCCATTAGCTTCAATAGTTTGTGGGGATTATTCTTGCTTGTTGGGGTTTCTTCAGCATTTGCTCTTCTCGTACATGCAGCTATGTTCTTCTATCACAATAGGCACCTGCTGATACTCCCTGATCCGAATGCTTCACTCTGGCAGAAACTATGCAAGATAGTAACCTTCACATTATAA
- the LOC103431004 gene encoding F-box/LRR-repeat protein At3g26922-like — protein MEKPPSDLVKRRLQRRPPSQFSQDQGGGYNLRSRKKNKHEDNNLLDLDRISTLPNEVLVSILSLLPLKEAQATSVLSRRWQHVWRHVLASTTTLDFDAEKTLCSLADLREGARELEIRKYVDWVNSVMEQHQGPTVEQFRVCFDLDPRFSSSIDKWIQFAMKKGVQMLELDLLSYGVFPRKFFPCYTFPHELLGIQKDSTLKHLCSDIPSPNPCACIGFKSLTVLNFKSVDVDGDVLEYFLSNCPVLERLLVDDSPNLRNLSVVGPSISLKYLVIQQCSSFKSIEICDANLVSFTHVGCEINMLLRNVPLLVEVCDYSYKSIQDAFTQLSCCISKLEILKLNGLLFQERNCVFPILENLKHLELKFQANDAFILLQLASFIKASPYLHKLVLELYPLCERREMRFKKPSKCSHRYLKVVEIVGYDGRASDFEIVKFLIQNAVELGKIVIDPTDPIEPHYCFPMHRIKKTVEEVVREEKARNLARQQLIEEVPSTIEFVCL, from the exons ATGGAAAAGCCACCGTCGGATTTAGTGAAGAGAAGGTTGCAGCGTCGACCACCTTCTCAATTTTCCCAAGACCAG GGCGGTGGTTACAATTTGAGAagtaggaagaaaaataagcatGAAGACAACAACTTGTTGGATTTGGACCGAATTAGTACGTTGCCGAATGAAGTTCTTGTTAGTATACTGTCTCTCTTGCCACTAAAGGAAGCACAAGCTACTAGCGTACTTTCTAGGCGATGGCAGCATGTGTGGCGGCATGTGCTAGCATCTACTACTACTCTCGACTTTGATGCTGAGAAAACTTTATGCAGTTTGGCTGATCTCAGAGAAGGAGCAAGAGAGTTGGAAATCCGTAAGTACGTCGATTGGGTGAACAGTGTGATGGAACAGCATCAAGGTCCAACCGTTGAGCAATTCAGGGTTTGTTTCGATCTAGATCCTAGGTTTTCAAGTTCCATTGATAAATGGATTCAGTTTGCTATGAAAAAGGGAGTTCAAATGCTCGAGTTGGACTTGTTATCGTATGGTGTTTTTCCTCGGAAGTTTTTTCCGTGCTATACATTTCCGCACGAGCTTTTGGGTATCCAAAAAGATTCCACCTTGAAGCACTTGTGTTCTGATATTCCAAGTCCCAATCCTTGTGCGTGCATTGGCTTTAAGTCCCTCACAGTTCTTAATTTCAAAAGTGTTGATGTGGATGGAGACGTTCTTGAGTACTTCTTGTCGAACTGTCCTGTTCTTGAACGGTTATTGGTGGATGATTCACCAAATTTGCGTAATCTAAGTGTTGTTGGTCCATCGATTTCATTGAAGTACCTAGTGATACAACAATGCTCAAGCTTCAAAAGCATAGAGATATGTGACGCAAACCTTGTTTCGTTTACTCATGTTGGATGTGAAATAAACATGCTTCTTAGGAATGTACCACTTCTTGTTGAGGTATGTGATTATTCATATAAGAGCATACAAGACGCCTTCACCCAACTTTCATGCTGTATTTCTAAGCTAGAGATTCTCAAGCTAAACGGACTTCTG TTCCAGGAAAGGAATTGTGTATTCCCTATACTAGAAAACCTcaagcatttggaactaaaatttcaaGCAAATGATGCTTTCATCCTTCTACAGTTAGCTTCTTTCATTAAGGCATCTCCTTACTTGCACAAACTTGTGTTGGAG TTGTACCCATTATGCGAGAGAAGAGAAATGAGATTTAAGAAACCATCGAAATGCTCCCATCGCTATCTCAAGGTAGTGGAAATTGTAGGGTACGATGGTCGCGCAAGTGATTTTGAAATTGTCAAATTCTTGATACAGAATGCTGTTGAACTGGGGAAAATTGTTATTGATCCCACCGATCCTatcgaaccacattattgttttcCCATGCACAGAATAAAGAAGACTGTTGAAGAAGTGGTGAGGGAAGAGAAGGCAAGAAATCTTGCAAGGCAGCAGCTTATAGAAGAAGTTCCTTCAACCATAGAATTTGTATGCTTATAA